A genome region from Microbacterium sp. CGR2 includes the following:
- a CDS encoding MerR family transcriptional regulator — protein sequence MNADELGGDSRFAPELLFTDGLPAMDDEVGYRGAVAARAAGITYRQLDYWARTELVEPTVRGASGSGSQRLYGFRDILVLKLVKSLLDTGISLQQIRTAVDELRRAGIRDLAGTTLMSDGASVYLCTSNDEVIDLVSRGQGVFGIAVGKVLREVESTLVAFDATSPDPVDELSARRSKRSA from the coding sequence ATGAATGCGGACGAGCTCGGAGGCGACTCACGGTTCGCGCCGGAACTCCTCTTCACGGACGGACTCCCGGCCATGGATGATGAGGTCGGGTATCGCGGGGCGGTAGCCGCGCGCGCGGCGGGCATCACGTACCGGCAGCTGGACTACTGGGCGCGCACCGAACTCGTCGAACCGACGGTCCGCGGCGCCAGCGGGTCCGGCTCGCAGCGACTCTACGGATTCCGCGACATCCTCGTCCTCAAGCTCGTCAAGAGCCTGCTGGACACGGGCATCTCCCTGCAGCAGATCCGCACGGCCGTCGACGAACTGCGTCGCGCCGGCATTCGTGATCTCGCGGGAACGACTCTGATGAGCGACGGTGCCTCGGTGTACCTGTGCACGTCCAACGACGAGGTCATCGACCTCGTCAGCCGCGGGCAGGGAGTCTTCGGCATCGCCGTGGGCAAGGTGCTTCGAGAGGTGGAGTCGACGCTGGTGGCGTTCGACGCGACGTCACCGGACCCGGTCGACGAACTCTCGGCACGTCGCTCGAAGCGCTCCGCCTGA
- a CDS encoding FHA domain-containing protein: protein MTDSDSRPAGEAAIHRSGEQKHDVTQTFGHDSDLSFVPFGVELTDVEQSAIAALPAGSALLLVRSGALAGARYLLDTDVTTVGRHPEADIFFDDVTVSRRHAEITRNGSSFEIVDQRSLNGTYVNGERVDRSVLVDGSELRVGKFRLNFFISPADRQAANA, encoded by the coding sequence GTGACAGACAGCGACAGCCGACCGGCCGGAGAAGCCGCCATCCACCGTTCCGGTGAGCAGAAGCACGACGTGACGCAGACGTTCGGACACGATTCCGATCTGTCGTTCGTGCCGTTCGGCGTGGAACTCACCGACGTCGAGCAGTCCGCGATCGCGGCATTGCCTGCGGGCTCAGCCTTGCTGCTCGTCCGCTCCGGCGCACTCGCCGGCGCCCGCTACCTTCTGGACACCGACGTCACCACCGTCGGACGCCACCCGGAAGCAGACATCTTCTTCGACGACGTCACGGTGTCGCGTCGGCACGCCGAGATCACCCGCAACGGCTCGTCCTTCGAGATCGTCGATCAGCGCTCCCTCAACGGGACCTACGTCAACGGCGAACGTGTCGACCGCAGTGTTCTCGTCGATGGCTCCGAACTTCGAGTCGGCAAGTTCCGGCTGAACTTCTTCATCTCACCAGCGGATCGCCAGGCGGCGAACGCCTGA
- a CDS encoding ParA family protein: MHVLSVSSLKGGVGKTTVTLGLASAAFARGVRTLVVDLDPQSDVSTGMDIQVAGRLNIADVLANPKEKVVRQAITSSGWAKVHPGTIDVLIGSPSAINFDGPHPSVRDVWKLEEALAAVEADYDLVLVDCAPSLNALTRTAWAASDRVMVVTEPGLFSVAAADRALRAIEEIRRGLSPRLQPLGIVVNRVRPQSIEHQFRIKELRDMFGPLVLAPQLPERTSLQQAQGAAKPLHIWPGDSAQELAADFDQLLDRIIRTGRIALPDNA, translated from the coding sequence GTGCACGTACTCAGCGTCAGCTCTCTCAAGGGGGGCGTCGGCAAGACGACCGTGACACTCGGGCTGGCCTCAGCGGCTTTCGCCCGAGGCGTCCGGACGCTCGTCGTCGACCTCGACCCGCAGTCCGACGTGTCCACAGGGATGGACATCCAAGTGGCCGGACGACTCAACATCGCCGATGTCCTCGCGAACCCGAAAGAGAAGGTCGTCCGTCAGGCGATCACCTCCAGCGGGTGGGCGAAGGTTCACCCCGGCACGATCGACGTCCTCATCGGCAGCCCCTCCGCCATCAACTTCGACGGCCCTCACCCCAGTGTGCGAGACGTCTGGAAGCTCGAAGAGGCGCTCGCTGCCGTCGAAGCAGACTACGACCTCGTGCTCGTCGACTGCGCGCCGTCGCTGAACGCTCTGACGCGCACCGCGTGGGCCGCGAGCGATCGCGTGATGGTCGTCACCGAACCAGGACTCTTCTCCGTGGCGGCAGCTGACCGGGCCCTCCGCGCGATCGAGGAGATCCGCCGCGGACTCTCCCCGCGACTTCAGCCGCTCGGCATCGTCGTGAACCGCGTCCGCCCGCAGTCGATCGAGCACCAGTTCCGCATCAAGGAGCTCCGCGACATGTTCGGGCCCCTCGTCCTCGCGCCGCAGCTGCCGGAGCGCACCTCGCTGCAGCAGGCCCAAGGCGCTGCGAAGCCGCTGCACATCTGGCCCGGCGACTCGGCTCAGGAGCTCGCTGCGGACTTCGACCAGCTGCTCGACCGCATCATCCGCACCGGACGCATCGCTCTCCCCGACAACGCCTGA
- a CDS encoding MerR family transcriptional regulator — protein MAATPARERSASAGLLSIGQVLARLTPEFPDLTSSKLRFLEVQGIVSPSRTDSGYRKFSAADIERLRLGLTLQRDHYLPLSVIREQLDEVSANGETTALVPPPSITPAPRRYRRAELLAAAGAGPQLLNDAISTGVISAQEHYPETTVTLLRGLVALDRHGIEPRHLRSLRQGADREVALIESAMSSLLRRTDAASRAKASELAPELASKIDEVRSLFVKDALSRVLS, from the coding sequence ATGGCGGCCACTCCCGCCCGCGAACGCTCAGCGTCCGCGGGCCTGCTGAGTATCGGGCAGGTGCTCGCTCGGCTCACCCCGGAGTTCCCCGATCTGACGTCCAGCAAGCTTCGCTTCCTCGAGGTCCAAGGCATCGTCAGCCCTTCGCGCACCGATTCCGGCTACCGCAAATTCTCCGCCGCCGACATCGAGCGGCTGCGCCTCGGCCTCACCTTGCAGCGAGACCACTACCTTCCCCTCAGCGTGATCCGCGAGCAGTTGGACGAGGTGTCGGCCAATGGCGAGACGACAGCGCTCGTCCCGCCGCCGTCCATCACCCCCGCACCTCGCCGATACCGTCGGGCCGAGCTGCTCGCCGCTGCCGGCGCGGGGCCCCAGCTCCTCAATGACGCGATCAGCACGGGCGTCATCTCCGCCCAAGAGCACTACCCCGAAACCACTGTCACGCTGCTGCGGGGCCTCGTCGCGCTCGATCGTCACGGAATCGAGCCGCGTCACCTGCGTTCGCTCCGGCAAGGAGCCGATCGCGAAGTGGCTCTCATCGAGTCGGCCATGTCGTCGTTGCTGCGGCGAACCGATGCCGCGTCGCGCGCGAAAGCCAGCGAGTTGGCTCCCGAACTCGCGTCGAAGATCGATGAGGTGCGCTCCCTGTTCGTCAAGGATGCGCTGTCCCGGGTGCTTTCGTAA
- a CDS encoding copper resistance CopC family protein — protein sequence MKTTTPPLTAAPLALAATLLAAFLILFSPLSASAHDSLVASSPAADSEVETLPDELTLTFSAKLIDGEGATEVVVTDPNGDQVSEGPATVEGAIVTQPLTGSGPAGEYRVIWKVVSSDGHPTSDEFSFSVTTASDAVPTAQPSAAPTTSAPSAETETTPEASASATPTADESDGADATTWIWVLSIVGVLIIVGLAVWLILRRPRSNSTPGSAPPTER from the coding sequence GTGAAGACCACCACCCCGCCTCTGACCGCCGCCCCGCTCGCCCTCGCCGCGACCCTGCTCGCCGCCTTCCTGATCCTCTTCTCCCCTCTCTCCGCCTCGGCTCACGACTCTCTCGTCGCTTCGTCGCCGGCCGCGGACAGCGAGGTGGAGACGCTCCCCGATGAGCTGACGCTCACTTTCAGCGCCAAGCTGATCGACGGCGAAGGCGCGACCGAGGTCGTCGTGACCGATCCCAACGGCGATCAGGTCTCGGAGGGACCAGCGACGGTCGAGGGGGCCATCGTCACGCAGCCTTTGACCGGTTCCGGCCCCGCGGGCGAGTATCGCGTCATCTGGAAAGTCGTCTCCAGTGACGGACACCCGACCTCGGACGAATTCTCCTTCTCTGTGACCACCGCTTCCGATGCGGTGCCGACGGCGCAGCCCAGCGCGGCTCCCACGACCTCGGCGCCGAGCGCGGAGACCGAGACGACGCCCGAGGCGTCAGCATCCGCCACCCCGACTGCCGACGAGAGCGACGGCGCCGACGCCACGACGTGGATCTGGGTGCTGTCGATCGTCGGTGTCCTGATCATCGTGGGGCTGGCCGTCTGGCTCATCCTGCGTCGGCCACGGAGCAACTCCACTCCAGGTTCCGCACCCCCTACGGAGCGATAG
- a CDS encoding pyruvate carboxylase, protein MFQKILVANRGEIAIRAFRAAYEVGARTVAVFPHEDRGSVHRLKADEAYEIGERGHPVRAYLDVDEIIRVALQAGADAIYPGYGFLSENPELAEKAAANGIVFIGPPASVLEMAGNKVEAKRHAIEAGVPVLRSTEASDDVEALVAQAEGIGFPLFAKAVAGGGGRGMRRVESPGDLAPALAEAMREASSAFGDGRMFLEQAVLRPRHIEVQILADKTGETVHLFERDCSVQRRHQKVVEIAPAPNLDEDTRTALHAYAVAFARSIGYENAGTVEFLLETAGERTGEVVFIEMNPRIQVEHTVTEEVTDVDLVQSQMRIASGQSLAELGLQQQDLRLRGAALQCRITTEDPAHGFRPDTGKITTYRSPGGAGIRLDGGTVHQGAQISPHFDSMLAKLTCRGRDFPAAVARARRALAEFRIRGVSTNIPFLQALLDDDAFVAGDVSTSFIDERPGLLRGRVSKDRGTRLLNWLVDVTVNKPHGDHPGVIDPTGKLPDTDLTAEPPAGSRQRLQELGPEGFARSLRQQTALAITDTTFRDAHQSLLATRVRTRDLVAAAPHLARLTPGLLSVEAWGGATYDVALRFLGEDPWERLDKLRAALPNVAIQMLLRGRNTVGYTPYPTAVTEAFVAEAAASGVDIFRIFDALNDVEQMRPAIQAVRDTGTAVAEVALCYTGDLLNPAEDLYTLDYYLDLAERIVEAGAHIIAIKDMAGLLRPAAAAKLVSALRERFDLPVHLHTHDTPGGQLATLLAASGAGVDAVDAASAPLAGTTSQPSLSSLVAALAHTDRDSGIALDGVSDLEPYWEAVRRQYAPFESGLAGPTGRVYHHEIPGGQLSNLRQQAKALGLADHFELIEDMYAAADRILGRVPKVTPSSKVVGDLALHLAAVKADPADFEANPDKYDVPDSVVGFMAGELGDLPGGWPEPFRTKVLAGRSVRTGLTEITDDDEAALSGTSTERRARLNALLFPGPTAEYLERREVFGDLSVLDTSDYLYGLVQGQEHLIEIDRGVQLYIGLEAIGDADDKGMRTVMTTLNGQLRPVFVRDRSVAVDAHDVEKADTSVPGQVAAPFSGVVTLQVEVGAAVRAGEPVASIEAMKMEAAITAPIDGVIERLAISGPQQVDAGDLLVVIRSAH, encoded by the coding sequence ATGTTCCAGAAGATCCTTGTGGCGAACCGTGGCGAGATCGCGATTCGCGCATTCCGAGCGGCATATGAGGTCGGGGCGCGCACTGTCGCGGTCTTCCCCCATGAGGACCGCGGATCGGTTCATCGGCTGAAGGCCGACGAGGCGTATGAGATCGGCGAGCGTGGGCATCCGGTGCGTGCGTACCTCGACGTCGACGAGATCATCCGAGTGGCCCTGCAGGCGGGAGCGGATGCGATCTACCCGGGATACGGGTTCCTGTCGGAGAACCCCGAGTTGGCGGAGAAGGCGGCTGCGAACGGCATCGTCTTCATCGGCCCGCCCGCGTCCGTCCTGGAGATGGCGGGGAACAAGGTCGAGGCGAAACGCCACGCCATCGAGGCAGGGGTGCCGGTGCTCCGCTCGACGGAGGCGTCCGACGACGTCGAGGCGCTCGTCGCTCAGGCGGAGGGGATCGGCTTCCCGCTGTTCGCCAAAGCGGTGGCGGGTGGTGGCGGTCGGGGGATGCGCCGGGTGGAGTCGCCTGGCGACCTCGCACCCGCGCTCGCTGAGGCCATGCGCGAGGCTTCCAGTGCTTTCGGCGACGGACGGATGTTCCTCGAGCAGGCGGTCCTGCGCCCGCGGCACATCGAGGTGCAGATCCTCGCGGACAAGACCGGGGAGACGGTGCACCTCTTCGAACGCGACTGTTCGGTGCAGCGCCGCCACCAGAAGGTGGTGGAGATCGCTCCTGCTCCGAACCTCGACGAGGACACCCGTACGGCACTTCATGCCTACGCGGTCGCATTCGCCCGTTCCATCGGCTACGAGAACGCCGGCACGGTGGAGTTCCTGCTCGAGACGGCGGGGGAGCGCACCGGCGAAGTGGTCTTCATCGAGATGAACCCGCGCATCCAGGTGGAGCACACGGTCACCGAGGAGGTCACCGACGTCGATCTCGTGCAGAGTCAGATGCGCATCGCATCGGGACAGAGCCTCGCCGAGCTCGGGCTGCAGCAGCAGGATCTCCGTCTGCGGGGTGCAGCGTTGCAGTGTCGGATCACGACGGAGGATCCCGCCCACGGCTTCCGCCCGGACACCGGGAAGATCACCACCTACCGCTCACCCGGCGGCGCCGGCATCCGCCTCGACGGTGGCACGGTGCATCAGGGCGCGCAGATCAGCCCGCACTTCGATTCGATGCTGGCGAAGCTGACCTGCCGTGGTCGCGACTTTCCCGCCGCGGTCGCTCGTGCGCGCCGCGCGCTGGCGGAGTTCCGCATCCGCGGGGTCTCGACGAACATCCCCTTCCTGCAGGCGCTTCTCGACGACGATGCCTTCGTGGCCGGCGACGTCAGCACGTCGTTCATCGACGAGCGTCCCGGGCTGCTTCGTGGTCGTGTCTCGAAAGACCGCGGAACGAGACTGCTGAACTGGCTCGTCGACGTCACCGTCAACAAGCCCCATGGCGATCACCCCGGCGTGATCGACCCGACCGGCAAGCTCCCGGACACCGACCTGACGGCCGAACCCCCAGCCGGATCGCGACAGCGCCTGCAGGAGCTCGGTCCGGAGGGCTTCGCGCGCAGCCTGCGTCAGCAGACGGCGTTGGCGATCACGGACACGACGTTCCGTGACGCCCACCAGTCGCTCCTCGCGACCCGCGTGCGCACGAGGGACCTCGTCGCGGCGGCGCCCCATCTTGCACGGCTCACGCCGGGCCTGCTCTCGGTGGAGGCGTGGGGTGGGGCGACCTATGACGTCGCCCTGCGGTTCCTCGGGGAAGATCCGTGGGAGCGCCTCGACAAGCTGCGCGCCGCGCTCCCGAATGTGGCCATCCAGATGCTGCTCCGCGGGCGGAACACCGTCGGTTACACACCGTATCCGACGGCCGTCACAGAGGCGTTCGTGGCGGAGGCCGCGGCCAGCGGTGTGGACATCTTCCGGATCTTCGACGCGCTCAACGACGTGGAGCAGATGCGCCCGGCCATTCAAGCCGTGCGAGACACAGGCACCGCGGTCGCAGAAGTGGCTCTCTGCTACACGGGAGACCTGCTGAACCCGGCGGAAGACCTCTACACACTGGACTACTACCTCGACCTCGCGGAACGCATCGTCGAAGCCGGCGCGCACATCATCGCCATCAAAGACATGGCCGGTCTGCTGCGCCCCGCTGCCGCGGCCAAGCTCGTGTCGGCGCTGCGCGAGCGGTTCGACCTGCCGGTTCATCTGCACACTCACGACACACCCGGCGGTCAGCTCGCCACGCTTCTCGCCGCCAGCGGTGCAGGGGTGGATGCGGTGGATGCCGCTTCGGCACCGCTGGCCGGGACCACCAGCCAGCCCTCCCTGTCATCTCTCGTCGCGGCGCTCGCGCACACGGATCGGGACAGTGGCATCGCGCTCGACGGGGTATCGGATCTGGAACCGTACTGGGAGGCGGTACGCCGGCAGTACGCGCCGTTCGAGTCCGGGCTCGCGGGGCCCACGGGGCGCGTCTATCACCACGAGATCCCGGGCGGACAGCTCTCCAACCTTCGACAGCAGGCGAAGGCGCTCGGGCTCGCAGACCACTTCGAACTCATCGAAGACATGTACGCGGCCGCAGACCGTATCCTCGGCCGGGTGCCGAAGGTGACGCCGTCGTCCAAAGTGGTCGGGGATCTCGCACTCCACCTCGCTGCGGTGAAGGCGGACCCTGCGGACTTCGAAGCCAACCCCGACAAGTACGACGTCCCCGACTCGGTCGTCGGTTTCATGGCAGGCGAGCTCGGCGATCTTCCGGGCGGATGGCCGGAGCCGTTCCGCACCAAGGTGCTCGCAGGACGCTCCGTGCGCACGGGACTCACCGAGATCACCGACGACGATGAGGCGGCCCTCTCCGGGACCAGCACCGAGCGGCGCGCGCGGTTGAATGCGTTGCTCTTCCCCGGGCCCACCGCAGAATACCTCGAGCGCCGTGAGGTGTTCGGCGACCTTTCCGTCCTCGACACCAGCGATTATCTCTACGGGCTCGTGCAGGGACAGGAGCACCTGATCGAGATCGATCGCGGTGTCCAGCTCTACATCGGTCTCGAAGCCATCGGCGACGCAGACGACAAGGGCATGCGCACGGTGATGACCACGCTCAACGGCCAACTGCGGCCCGTGTTCGTGCGCGACCGCTCCGTCGCCGTCGACGCGCACGACGTCGAGAAGGCCGACACCTCCGTGCCGGGTCAGGTCGCTGCTCCGTTCTCCGGTGTGGTCACTCTCCAGGTCGAGGTGGGGGCGGCCGTGCGCGCAGGCGAACCGGTCGCATCGATCGAAGCGATGAAGATGGAAGCAGCCATCACAGCGCCCATCGACGGGGTCATCGAGCGGCTCGCGATCTCCGGACCGCAGCAGGTCGATGCCGGCGATCTTTTGGTCGTCATCCGTTCCGCGCACTAA
- a CDS encoding MinD/ParA family protein, with product MTPKNPVEPDENLLGVLDDTASVDTAGIGILGRTAQVSVNLPPEEDDDLADEGIVDGEVVGALVIDAPVEAAPRTAASVLAPTPDRETVPESVAPAPDPETAPETVARDSVRAFVREPAPAPALETIVDAEVVEESEPADVSRHVVADSTSSGTERPGAAPSVEKEITAVPVPEEKPSVPQPVRSAVRPEGPLTSKRLDELGESGRESADLLTADRLLDPHRVARPEPEGSWSHFLYALSGRRINIGDGRRARERKALTARIAAPLAGGARFVPVLSRKGGVGKTTITALLGMALADAREDRVIAVDANPDRGTLAERIVRPHHSKSVRDLVRIRDDIKGYHDLSAIVARDATRLDVLASDSDPRIAEAFSDSDYRDVADVAAHYYSLVLTDTGTGIVHSVMSATLDLADQIVIVSGLSVDEARLASETLTWLETNGYAEQAREAIVVLNQSTPGTPLVRLNELQAHFATRAKSVIRMPYDPQIAGGGTIVYANLQPETRVAARELAASLVEGLRAKVA from the coding sequence GTGACCCCGAAAAACCCCGTAGAGCCCGACGAGAACCTGTTGGGAGTGCTCGATGACACCGCGTCCGTGGATACGGCTGGGATCGGCATCCTCGGCAGGACCGCACAGGTGAGCGTGAATCTCCCCCCGGAGGAAGACGACGATCTCGCGGACGAAGGCATCGTCGACGGCGAGGTCGTCGGGGCGCTCGTCATCGACGCACCGGTGGAAGCGGCGCCGAGGACCGCTGCTTCGGTCCTCGCGCCCACCCCGGACAGGGAGACCGTCCCGGAATCCGTGGCGCCCGCACCTGACCCGGAGACCGCTCCGGAGACGGTGGCACGCGACAGCGTCCGCGCCTTCGTCCGTGAGCCTGCTCCGGCGCCGGCGCTGGAGACTATCGTCGACGCCGAGGTCGTGGAAGAGTCGGAACCGGCCGACGTGTCCCGGCACGTGGTCGCTGATTCGACATCGTCCGGAACGGAACGGCCCGGCGCCGCGCCGTCCGTCGAGAAGGAGATCACCGCCGTGCCTGTCCCCGAAGAGAAGCCCAGCGTCCCGCAGCCGGTTCGCTCTGCGGTTCGCCCCGAGGGTCCGCTGACGTCGAAGCGGTTGGACGAGTTGGGGGAGTCGGGCCGTGAGTCCGCCGATCTGCTCACTGCCGATCGTCTTCTCGACCCGCATCGGGTCGCGCGTCCGGAACCCGAGGGAAGCTGGAGTCATTTCCTCTACGCGCTCTCCGGACGTCGGATCAACATCGGAGACGGAAGGCGTGCCCGCGAGCGCAAGGCCCTGACCGCTCGGATCGCAGCGCCGCTCGCGGGAGGCGCGCGCTTCGTCCCGGTGCTGTCGCGCAAGGGCGGAGTCGGAAAGACGACGATCACCGCTCTGCTCGGCATGGCACTCGCCGATGCCCGTGAGGATCGTGTGATCGCGGTCGACGCCAACCCCGACCGAGGCACCCTTGCCGAACGCATCGTTCGCCCGCACCACTCGAAGTCTGTGCGCGATCTGGTCCGCATCCGCGACGACATCAAGGGCTATCACGACCTGTCGGCGATCGTCGCGCGCGACGCCACACGACTGGACGTCTTGGCGTCCGATTCGGATCCGCGCATCGCCGAGGCCTTCAGCGACAGCGACTATCGGGATGTGGCGGACGTGGCGGCCCATTACTACTCGCTCGTCCTCACGGACACCGGGACCGGGATCGTGCACTCCGTGATGTCGGCCACCCTCGATCTCGCCGACCAGATAGTGATCGTGTCGGGCCTCAGCGTCGACGAGGCGCGACTCGCATCCGAGACGCTGACCTGGCTGGAGACGAACGGGTACGCGGAGCAGGCGCGTGAGGCGATCGTGGTGCTGAACCAGTCGACGCCGGGTACACCGCTGGTGCGGTTGAACGAACTGCAGGCGCACTTCGCCACGCGGGCGAAGAGTGTCATCCGGATGCCGTATGACCCGCAGATCGCCGGCGGCGGGACCATCGTGTACGCCAACCTGCAGCCGGAGACCCGCGTCGCTGCACGGGAGCTCGCGGCGAGCCTGGTCGAGGGCCTGCGGGCGAAGGTCGCCTGA